The Lates calcarifer isolate ASB-BC8 linkage group LG6, TLL_Latcal_v3, whole genome shotgun sequence genome includes a region encoding these proteins:
- the LOC108873284 gene encoding comitin isoform X2: MQNLQEFLHRCVGIFTQTYKADWFESRTSTACSPVSDRRSCYSCRTMNRNSISTDEELRQGDYLLSENGNYKAIFQHDGNFVIYTWRPTWASDTCGKNPFRILLQQDTNLVMYTKEDHPVWASGTFSNQHTTRMRLTLTNEGQLVLDNNGKKIWSAGEK, encoded by the exons ATGCAGAACCTTCAGGAGTTTTTACATCGTTGTGTTGGTATTTTTACTCAG ACATATAAAGCAGACTGGTTTGAGTCCAGAACATCTACAGCCTGCTCACCTGTTtcagacagaagaagctgctaCAGCTG CAGAACCATGAACAGAAACTCCATCAGCACTGATGAGGAGCTGCGTCAGGGGGACTACCTCCTGAGTGAAAATGGCAACTACAAAGCTATTTTTCAG CATGACGGCAACTTTGTCATCTACACCTGGCGTCCTACTTGGGCATCAGATACATGCGGAAAAAACCCATTCCGAATCcttctgcagcaggacaccAACCTGGTCATGTACACCAAAGAAGATCACCCAGTCTGGGCCTCTGGCACCTTCTCAAACCAACACACCACCAGAATGCGCCTGACCCTGACTAATGAAGGTCAGCTGGTTCTGGACAATAACGGGAAGAAGATCTGGAGCGCTGGAGAAAAGTAG
- the LOC108873284 gene encoding comitin isoform X1 gives MQNLQEFLHRCVGIFTQQTYKADWFESRTSTACSPVSDRRSCYSCRTMNRNSISTDEELRQGDYLLSENGNYKAIFQHDGNFVIYTWRPTWASDTCGKNPFRILLQQDTNLVMYTKEDHPVWASGTFSNQHTTRMRLTLTNEGQLVLDNNGKKIWSAGEK, from the exons ATGCAGAACCTTCAGGAGTTTTTACATCGTTGTGTTGGTATTTTTACTCAG CAGACATATAAAGCAGACTGGTTTGAGTCCAGAACATCTACAGCCTGCTCACCTGTTtcagacagaagaagctgctaCAGCTG CAGAACCATGAACAGAAACTCCATCAGCACTGATGAGGAGCTGCGTCAGGGGGACTACCTCCTGAGTGAAAATGGCAACTACAAAGCTATTTTTCAG CATGACGGCAACTTTGTCATCTACACCTGGCGTCCTACTTGGGCATCAGATACATGCGGAAAAAACCCATTCCGAATCcttctgcagcaggacaccAACCTGGTCATGTACACCAAAGAAGATCACCCAGTCTGGGCCTCTGGCACCTTCTCAAACCAACACACCACCAGAATGCGCCTGACCCTGACTAATGAAGGTCAGCTGGTTCTGGACAATAACGGGAAGAAGATCTGGAGCGCTGGAGAAAAGTAG